A genome region from Flavobacterium sp. CFS9 includes the following:
- a CDS encoding phage holin family protein, producing the protein MMMHKIAEYSNELKLLLYGIFIYLEMDAEIVKVLFYLMVLDTFLGIVKTIVLNNPFSFKKLALGFVSKLAVLLIPTALALMSKGLNYNFKWFVTIVMDLLIVSDGISIISNIIAIKTKKEVENFDAMTLILKSIRNRLIQLFKRILITIDPKYHIEE; encoded by the coding sequence ATGATGATGCATAAAATTGCAGAATATTCAAATGAATTAAAATTATTGCTTTACGGAATTTTTATTTACCTGGAAATGGATGCGGAAATTGTGAAAGTGCTGTTTTATTTAATGGTATTGGATACTTTTTTAGGCATTGTCAAAACCATCGTATTGAATAATCCTTTTAGCTTTAAAAAATTGGCCCTGGGATTTGTTTCCAAACTGGCTGTACTTTTAATCCCAACCGCTCTGGCCTTAATGAGCAAGGGACTCAATTACAACTTCAAATGGTTTGTCACCATTGTAATGGACTTGCTAATTGTTAGTGACGGGATTTCAATCATCAGTAATATTATAGCTATAAAGACAAAAAAAGAAGTAGAAAATTTCGATGCTATGACTTTGATTTTGAAGTCGATCAGAAATCGTTTGATACAGCTATTCAAAAGAATCCTCATCACGATTGATCCCAAATACCATATTGAAGAATAA
- a CDS encoding YncE family protein: MKKRSIRFLFSLFVALLLVSCREEETIFSSSDKSVAAPRSDGNIEGFYLLNEGNMGMNRASIDVFNYRTGNYTTDIYSERNPTVVKELGDVGNDIKIYGNKVYAVINCSNKVEVIDKWSAKRIKKIDIPNCRYVTFYKNKAYVSSYSGPVAIDPNAEIGFVAEIDTTSLEIKRKVTVGYQPEQMVVYNGKLYVANSGGYRVPNYDRTVSVIDLETFTEIKKIDVGINLHSMQVDSRGDIYVSSRGDYYNTPSNLFVIDTKTDEKKMQLDIPVSATCLVDDLLYYYSVSWSYLTNSNKVSYGILDTKTKKVINNKIITDGTDKHIMIPYGLQVNPETKEIYITDAQNYVVTGYIYCFTPEGKLKWKTTAGNIPAHITFITKK; encoded by the coding sequence ATGAAAAAGAGAAGTATTCGATTCCTGTTTAGTTTATTTGTTGCTCTTCTTTTGGTTTCCTGTAGAGAAGAAGAAACTATTTTTTCCTCTTCAGATAAAAGTGTGGCCGCACCCAGAAGCGATGGTAACATAGAAGGATTTTATCTTTTAAACGAAGGCAATATGGGAATGAACCGCGCCAGTATTGACGTCTTCAATTACAGAACCGGAAATTATACCACTGATATTTATTCCGAACGCAATCCAACAGTCGTGAAAGAACTGGGTGATGTGGGCAACGACATAAAAATTTACGGAAACAAAGTGTATGCAGTGATTAACTGTTCTAATAAGGTTGAAGTAATCGATAAATGGTCCGCAAAACGAATCAAAAAAATAGACATTCCGAATTGCCGATATGTTACTTTTTACAAAAATAAAGCTTACGTAAGTTCGTATTCAGGCCCTGTCGCCATTGACCCCAATGCCGAAATTGGATTTGTAGCGGAGATCGATACGACTTCCTTAGAAATAAAACGCAAAGTGACCGTTGGTTATCAGCCTGAACAAATGGTGGTGTATAACGGGAAATTGTATGTTGCCAATTCAGGAGGTTACAGAGTGCCAAATTATGACAGAACAGTATCCGTTATCGATCTTGAAACTTTTACGGAAATCAAAAAAATTGATGTGGGGATTAACCTTCACAGCATGCAGGTAGACAGCAGAGGCGATATTTATGTAAGTTCCAGAGGTGATTATTACAACACACCATCTAATCTTTTTGTGATTGATACAAAGACGGATGAAAAGAAAATGCAGCTTGATATTCCTGTTTCAGCAACCTGTCTCGTAGATGATTTACTCTATTATTACAGTGTTTCGTGGAGTTATCTGACCAACAGTAATAAGGTTTCGTACGGAATATTAGATACAAAGACTAAAAAAGTGATTAACAACAAAATTATTACAGACGGTACCGATAAACATATCATGATTCCTTATGGCTTACAGGTAAATCCCGAAACGAAAGAAATATATATTACCGATGCCCAAAATTATGTGGTCACAGGCTACATCTACTGTTTCACTCCCGAAGGAAAATTAAAATGGAAAACTACGGCAGGTAATATTCCGGCACATATTACTTTTATAACTAAAAAGTGA
- a CDS encoding TonB-dependent receptor: protein MCKTRKLLLFLFVLLAPIVLRSQTTKDSLRVLKEVLLKTKPYQEVIPVQTLSGVLLENLASHNVADALRYFAGVQIKDYGGLGGLKTVDVRNMGTHHVGVFYDGIQLGNAQNGVTDLGKYSLDDMESLTMYNGQKSEIFQSAKDFAAASTIYLRTKRPVFESNRKTNFLLRYKTMSINYNDLSFRLEQKLSDKVSWSASSEYIKSNGEYKFRYKRNNLDGTVAYDTSAMRHNSDIEAFRFESGLYGKMKNGTWDAKVYYYGSERGAPGAIVENKFSDGFRQYDKNFFVQGTFIKDLSDRYKFQAKAKYAYDYTHYVARDTTSVLGEVVTEGAQSDDSYYQQEYYVSAVNLYKILPAWDISLSTDFQYNRLNANRKGIKTLFSYPERYTALFALASSYRLDGFKVLGSVVGTHVQEEVRYNAKAPDKTEFTPAVFLGYTPFKAYDFNVRAFAKRMFRMPTFNDLYYTMVGSSTLRPEYMNQYDVGFTYNIPVEKGFLDQFSLQVDGYYTNTKDKIIAAPTGNLFRWMMTNIGQVKGKGIESAVDMKMHFGKVNLTTHLTYTYSESRDYTKFAGLELSSYGDQIPYTPWHSGSGILNADYKSWNFNYSFIYVGKRYNGNVNNIKINEVQPWYTHDLAVQKMFTFHQYKVKGTIELNNALNQQYEVIYNYPMPGRTLKFIISIAL from the coding sequence ATGTGTAAGACCAGAAAATTACTTTTATTTCTTTTCGTATTGTTAGCTCCCATCGTGCTTCGATCGCAAACTACTAAGGATAGTCTGAGAGTTTTGAAAGAAGTACTTTTAAAAACAAAACCTTATCAGGAAGTAATTCCCGTACAAACTCTTTCAGGAGTACTGCTTGAAAATTTAGCCAGCCATAATGTTGCCGATGCACTTCGTTATTTTGCCGGAGTACAAATCAAGGATTACGGTGGTTTGGGCGGACTCAAAACGGTAGATGTACGTAATATGGGAACGCATCACGTAGGTGTTTTTTACGACGGAATTCAGTTGGGGAATGCCCAGAACGGAGTTACGGATTTAGGAAAATACTCCCTTGATGATATGGAATCCCTCACCATGTACAATGGTCAGAAGAGTGAAATATTTCAGTCGGCTAAAGACTTTGCAGCCGCTTCTACTATTTATTTGCGAACCAAACGACCAGTTTTTGAAAGTAACAGAAAGACCAATTTCTTATTGCGTTATAAAACCATGTCTATCAATTACAATGACCTTTCTTTTAGATTGGAGCAAAAATTAAGTGATAAAGTAAGTTGGAGTGCCAGTTCTGAATATATCAAATCTAATGGCGAATACAAATTCAGATACAAAAGAAACAATCTCGACGGTACTGTGGCCTACGATACCTCAGCCATGAGACACAATAGTGATATTGAAGCATTTCGTTTCGAGTCTGGTTTGTACGGGAAAATGAAGAACGGTACCTGGGACGCTAAAGTGTATTATTATGGTTCCGAAAGAGGAGCACCTGGAGCTATCGTAGAAAATAAGTTTTCGGATGGTTTCAGACAATACGATAAGAATTTTTTCGTGCAGGGGACTTTTATAAAAGATCTTAGCGACAGATATAAATTTCAGGCTAAAGCAAAGTATGCTTATGATTATACGCATTACGTAGCCCGAGACACCACCAGTGTATTGGGGGAAGTGGTTACCGAAGGCGCTCAATCTGACGATAGTTATTACCAACAGGAATATTATGTATCAGCAGTCAATTTGTACAAAATTTTACCTGCGTGGGATATTTCATTGTCAACGGATTTTCAGTACAACCGTCTTAATGCCAACAGAAAAGGGATAAAAACCTTGTTTTCTTATCCCGAGCGTTATACCGCTTTATTTGCACTGGCAAGTTCTTACAGACTGGATGGTTTTAAAGTTTTGGGAAGTGTCGTGGGTACGCATGTGCAGGAAGAAGTACGTTACAACGCCAAAGCTCCTGACAAAACAGAATTTACTCCCGCCGTATTTTTGGGTTACACTCCTTTTAAAGCGTATGATTTTAATGTAAGAGCTTTTGCAAAACGTATGTTCCGAATGCCCACTTTTAATGATTTGTATTATACGATGGTTGGTTCGAGCACTTTAAGACCCGAATACATGAATCAGTATGATGTTGGATTTACCTACAACATACCCGTGGAGAAAGGTTTCTTAGATCAGTTTTCTCTTCAGGTCGATGGGTATTACACCAATACTAAAGATAAAATAATTGCCGCACCAACCGGAAATTTATTCCGTTGGATGATGACCAATATCGGGCAGGTGAAAGGAAAAGGAATAGAGTCGGCTGTGGATATGAAAATGCATTTTGGCAAAGTAAATCTGACTACACATTTAACCTATACGTATTCAGAAAGCCGGGATTACACCAAGTTTGCCGGTTTGGAATTATCCTCTTATGGAGATCAGATTCCTTATACCCCCTGGCATAGCGGATCCGGAATATTAAATGCGGATTACAAGTCATGGAATTTTAATTATAGCTTTATATACGTAGGGAAACGATACAATGGAAATGTAAACAATATCAAAATTAATGAAGTGCAGCCTTGGTATACGCACGATTTGGCGGTTCAGAAGATGTTCACTTTTCATCAGTATAAAGTAAAAGGAACAATCGAATTGAACAACGCTCTAAATCAGCAGTACGAAGTAATTTATAATTATCCGATGCCGGGCCGTACTTTAAAATTTATAATCAGTATTGCACTATGA